The genomic window GTAGATGTTTGCACAGCTTTTCCATATCGCGCTGTATTGTGCGCAATGAGACATTAAATTCTTGAGATAATGCCTTAAGGTCTATACTTTGCCCAAGTAAAAAGAGCTTTAGAATCTCAACAATGCGCGTTGATGTATTGTCCTTGTGTGCCATTTACCAACTCTTAATTTTACCTTATGTATAAAAAATCATACTACAAAAAAAAAAAACGAGTCAAGCTTAAAACAATGAATGTTTTTGTTTTATTCTATTAAGGATAAATGATGTAAAATGTTAGCTTTTTATCAAAAAAGTGCAAAATCAAAAAGAATGAAAAAAGGAGAAAGTTATTATGGGCATTGAGAAATTTAAGTTATTTGTTGATGAATACCAAAAGTCAGCAACGTATAAAGAACCATTAGGTTTTGGTATTGCGCGTGTGGAGATTGGTAAAAAGTCTAAGGCAGTGTTGTGCGCAACTTATCCTACGATGAATTGGAAAGGAGAGAATCTCGGCACTTATGCCGTGCTATGTGAGAGTGCAAAAGCTGGTGAACTCATAGCTCAAAGTGATAATGAAGCGGTGTATGGCATTAATCAGGAATTTGTGCATAAGGCACTTGAGCTTTACACTCCTTTCTTAAATGAGGCATTAAGCGATTCTCAAACGCACAAAAATATTCAAGTGATTTTGGAGCTTCAAAAACAAGCAAATAAAGGCAAGCTAAAAACAAAGGGTGGTAGAGCTCGGTATAGATTCTGTGTTATCTATAAAGATGAAAAATGCGAAAGCGTAGAATCTGCATATCTTAAACTTTTGGCTTTATCTTTAGGCAAAGCGCCTTTGCGTTCTTTGCAACTTGATGGTATTTTTGGATTACTGCAAAATGTCGCTTGGAGCGGCAATAAACCCTATGAATTGGAATGGCTAAGAGAAAATGAGGTGCGATTAAAAATAGAGGGCGAGTTCCCCGCAATCGATTTTGTCGATAAATTCCCGCGCTACCTTATGCAAGTCATTCCACAATATGACAATATCCGCCTTTTAGATTCTGCTAAAACGCGCTTTGGTGCGTATCTTGGCACAGGTGGCTATACGCAAATGCCCGGCGCGAGTTATGTGAATTTTAATGCCGGAGCAATGGGAGCTTGTATGAATGAGGGGCGCATTAGCTCAAGCGTAGTAATAGGCGAAGGCACAGATATTGGTGGTGGTGCGAGTATTTTAGGTGTGCTAAGCGGTGGTAATAGCGATCCTATCAGCATTGGCAAAAACTGCCTACTTGGCGTCAATAGTGCCACCGGTATTAGCTTGGGCGATGGGTGCATTGTCGATGGTGGCATTGCTGTTTTAGCCGGAGGAGTATTCTATATCAAGCCCGAAGAGGCAGAGAAAATCGCCGAAATCAATGATACTTTTGTCGTCAAAGAAAGCAATCTCTACAAAGGTAGGGAGTTATCGGGCAAACACGGCATTCATTTTCGTTGTGATAGTCAAAGTGGCAAGATGATAGCTTTTAGGAGTAATAGAAAAATTGAGCTTAATACAGCTTTGCATTAAGAATCTAAAAGAGTGGTATTATTTTTGCTTCTAAAGCCTTGTCTTTAGTGCAAATTATAGATGAAGAGGGTATATGATGAGAACGATTTTTGTGCTTGTGTGGGCGGTGTGTGTCGCCGTGATAGGTTTTGGTGAGCCATTAGAAAGTGAGGGCGCACGCGCAAGTATTTCTAATGACTTTGATAATACCGCATCAAATCTCACAGATTCTAATACAATCCCACCTACGCAAAATGCCTCTCCCTCTGGGCTTTTAGGCTCTGCCCCCCTCACTCCCGCAAATCAAATTGGTAGCGAACCAATTGAAAATATGCTTGATAATGTAAATCAATCAAATACCTTACTTAAAGCCGCTATGGGCTTTGCAAAAGATGGTGATTATGAGAGTGCATTGGGACTATTCGCACAATCTTGTGAGCAAGGTAATGCCGCAGGTTGCTTTGGCACAGGACTCATCTATATGTATGGCGCAAATACCGGTATGCCTAATCCCCAAAAGGCAGTAACTTATTATTACAAAGCTTGTGTGGGCGGAGATGCGGTAGCTTGTGCAAATCTTGCAATGGCATATGATAATGGAAATGGCATCAAAGAGGATAAAGAACAAGCCGCACAACTCTACGAAGTAGCGTGTCAGGGCGGAGATTCTCTAGGTTGCACAAATGCTGGTTGGATGTATGCTAATGGTGTGGGAGTAAAAAAGGATTATCAAAAATCACTCGCTTATTATAGTAGTGCGTGTCAGCTCGGCAGCGATTTGGGCTGCTACAACTTGGGGCTAATGAGCAATACTTATAATGTCTATGGAATGACAAAGGATAAAATGAGTTATGTAGAGATGAACTATGTTGCTTGTCAGCAGGGAGATATTGTTGGTTGCGGGAATCTCGGCTGGATGTATGCCACAGGCTCAAATGGAGCGGAAAAAAGCTACTACAATGCTGCTAAATACTTTACTCTAGCGTGTGATAGCGGATATATCCAAAGCTGCAACAATCTCGGTGTGCTGTATGATGGCGGACTTGGTGTGAGACAAGATAAACGCAAGGCAATCGAACTTTTTGGGTTGGCGTGTGATTATGGATTAGAATCTGGTTGCAATAACTACTCACTAATGAAAACAAGAGGAAGTGTAAGCGCGGGTAACAATATATTCTC from Helicobacter typhlonius includes these protein-coding regions:
- a CDS encoding tetratricopeptide repeat protein — translated: MMRTIFVLVWAVCVAVIGFGEPLESEGARASISNDFDNTASNLTDSNTIPPTQNASPSGLLGSAPLTPANQIGSEPIENMLDNVNQSNTLLKAAMGFAKDGDYESALGLFAQSCEQGNAAGCFGTGLIYMYGANTGMPNPQKAVTYYYKACVGGDAVACANLAMAYDNGNGIKEDKEQAAQLYEVACQGGDSLGCTNAGWMYANGVGVKKDYQKSLAYYSSACQLGSDLGCYNLGLMSNTYNVYGMTKDKMSYVEMNYVACQQGDIVGCGNLGWMYATGSNGAEKSYYNAAKYFTLACDSGYIQSCNNLGVLYDGGLGVRQDKRKAIELFGLACDYGLESGCNNYSLMKTRGSVSAGNNIFSGLK
- a CDS encoding 2,3,4,5-tetrahydropyridine-2,6-carboxylate N-succinyltransferase; translated protein: MGIEKFKLFVDEYQKSATYKEPLGFGIARVEIGKKSKAVLCATYPTMNWKGENLGTYAVLCESAKAGELIAQSDNEAVYGINQEFVHKALELYTPFLNEALSDSQTHKNIQVILELQKQANKGKLKTKGGRARYRFCVIYKDEKCESVESAYLKLLALSLGKAPLRSLQLDGIFGLLQNVAWSGNKPYELEWLRENEVRLKIEGEFPAIDFVDKFPRYLMQVIPQYDNIRLLDSAKTRFGAYLGTGGYTQMPGASYVNFNAGAMGACMNEGRISSSVVIGEGTDIGGGASILGVLSGGNSDPISIGKNCLLGVNSATGISLGDGCIVDGGIAVLAGGVFYIKPEEAEKIAEINDTFVVKESNLYKGRELSGKHGIHFRCDSQSGKMIAFRSNRKIELNTALH